In a single window of the Ancylobacter polymorphus genome:
- a CDS encoding ABC transporter permease: MSMAALRRLLLVVYTALVFAFIFAPIVSTIVFSFNADRFPSLPWGGFSLQWYEAIFADATIQRGLMNSLVVAGVTCVIATFLGFSAAYVDYRYRFLGKSVYLALAALPPTVPVVILGVALLTFEGRVGLSGTLTGIIVGHVVLSTPFAMALVRMRLADLDPDIERAAWNLGASPWATMFGVIVPFCLPAILAAVFLTAAVSFDEFMIAWFVSGVNETLPVRVLAMLQGQVSPRINAIGAIVFGVSITLIVLAQLLLGRLSGRAARRKG, translated from the coding sequence ATGAGCATGGCCGCGCTCCGCCGCCTCCTGCTGGTCGTCTACACGGCGCTGGTGTTCGCCTTCATCTTCGCGCCCATCGTCTCGACCATCGTGTTCTCGTTCAACGCCGACCGCTTCCCCAGCCTGCCCTGGGGCGGGTTCAGCCTGCAATGGTACGAGGCGATCTTCGCCGACGCGACCATCCAGCGCGGGCTGATGAACAGCCTCGTTGTCGCCGGCGTCACCTGCGTCATCGCCACCTTTCTCGGCTTCTCCGCCGCCTATGTCGATTACCGCTACCGCTTCCTCGGCAAGTCGGTCTATCTCGCCCTCGCCGCCCTGCCGCCGACCGTGCCGGTGGTCATTCTCGGCGTGGCGCTGCTCACCTTCGAGGGGCGGGTCGGACTGTCGGGCACGCTGACCGGCATCATCGTCGGCCATGTCGTGCTCAGCACACCCTTCGCCATGGCGCTGGTGCGGATGCGCCTTGCCGATCTCGACCCCGATATCGAGCGCGCCGCCTGGAATCTCGGCGCCTCGCCCTGGGCGACCATGTTCGGCGTCATCGTGCCGTTCTGCCTGCCGGCGATCCTCGCGGCGGTGTTCCTCACGGCGGCCGTCTCCTTCGACGAGTTCATGATCGCCTGGTTCGTCTCCGGGGTGAACGAGACGCTGCCGGTGCGCGTGCTCGCCATGCTGCAGGGGCAGGTCAGCCCGCGCATCAACGCCATCGGCGCCATCGTCTTCGGCGTCAGCATCACCCTCATCGTGCTCGCCCAATTGCTGCTCGGCCGCCTCTCCGGCCGCGCGGCCCGCCGGAAAGGATGA
- a CDS encoding ABC transporter ATP-binding protein — protein sequence MAAPMIELDRVAKHYGGQAAVADVSFTIDKGEFIALMGPSGCGKTTTLRMIAGLDQPTSGEIRLWGRRLNEDAPWERDAPLVWQSYALFPFLSVRKNVEFGLKQRRLPAPERRKKAEEWMERLGIAGFAERGIDQLSGGQRQRVALARALALEPEMLLLDEPLSALDPHLRVRMQSELVRLHRELGITFICVTHSHSEAFAMADRVVIMNEGRIQQIGAPREIHRRAANRFVAEFVGGNNLFTGTARVEANGAIALESPVGTVHAPASEGGPASGTTATLVVPADRIELASAGTGTGNEVAARVVTVEFVGSTVTVFLETEGGGELRAQRSLHEIENTPLAVGQPVVARWSPSQGFFLPG from the coding sequence ATGGCCGCCCCCATGATCGAACTCGACCGCGTCGCCAAGCATTATGGCGGCCAGGCCGCCGTCGCCGATGTGTCCTTCACCATCGACAAGGGCGAGTTCATCGCGCTGATGGGCCCTTCCGGCTGCGGCAAGACCACCACGCTGCGGATGATCGCCGGGCTGGACCAGCCGACCTCAGGCGAAATCCGCCTGTGGGGAAGGCGGCTCAACGAGGATGCTCCCTGGGAGCGCGACGCGCCGCTGGTGTGGCAGAGCTATGCGCTGTTCCCCTTCCTCTCCGTTCGCAAGAACGTCGAATTCGGCCTCAAGCAGCGCCGCCTGCCGGCGCCCGAGCGCCGCAAGAAGGCGGAGGAGTGGATGGAGCGGCTCGGCATCGCCGGCTTTGCCGAACGCGGCATCGACCAGCTTTCCGGCGGCCAGCGCCAGCGCGTGGCGCTGGCCCGCGCCCTCGCCCTCGAACCCGAAATGCTGCTGCTCGACGAGCCGCTCTCCGCCCTCGACCCGCATCTGCGGGTGCGGATGCAGTCCGAACTCGTGCGGCTGCACCGCGAACTCGGCATCACCTTCATCTGCGTCACCCACAGCCATTCCGAGGCCTTCGCCATGGCCGACCGGGTGGTGATCATGAATGAGGGGCGCATCCAGCAGATCGGCGCGCCGCGCGAGATCCACCGCCGCGCCGCCAACCGTTTCGTCGCCGAATTCGTCGGCGGCAACAACCTGTTCACCGGCACGGCGCGGGTGGAGGCGAACGGCGCCATCGCGCTGGAAAGCCCGGTGGGCACCGTCCACGCCCCCGCCAGTGAGGGCGGCCCCGCCTCCGGCACGACCGCGACGCTGGTGGTGCCGGCCGACCGCATCGAGCTGGCGAGCGCGGGCACCGGCACGGGCAATGAGGTGGCGGCGCGCGTCGTCACGGTGGAATTCGTCGGCTCCACCGTCACCGTCTTCCTGGAAACCGAGGGCGGCGGTGAATTGCGCGCCCAGCGCTCGCTGCACGAAATCGAGAATACCCCGCTCGCCGTCGGCCAGCCGGTCGTCGCCCGCTGGTCCCCCAGCCAGGGCTTCTTCCTGCCGGGCTGA
- a CDS encoding amidohydrolase family protein — MSIVIRGATVLAMGGPNGSTPFLGDVHVEGDRITAIGADLPVPEGATVIDGSGKLVMPGLVNAHLHSGEALFKSRYDNLPLELWMLYAYPILGAKALSERMIYLRSMVVAIESLKTGVTCLTDDIFEAPRQSLAQLGAAVSAYDDAGIRATVSGHVMDRDFLDSIPFSREHVSAELQAEVAKLTPPTTDEYLAFAKEAYAQFHGRSGRIRFMLAPSAPQRCTPELMQAVNALALEWQVPFHTHIVETKVQGVTGPAMYGKSLMRYMADLGLMHPGTTIAHSIWVTPDDIALMGEAGVSVVHNTISNQKLGAGVAPVRQLLSAGVNVALGSDGISTNDTPRMFDVMHACGLIHKVTTPDYTQWLSSAEVLHACTLAGAKSALIGHETGSLEAGKKADLLVINLDTVCFTPRHDILNHLVYSENGSSIEKVMVNGEIVVENGRLTKIDEKALLAELRSLMPAFNEYHSGVEAANRAFAPAFDAIHRRCNQVDLGIHRLVGTSDMWPA; from the coding sequence ATGTCCATCGTCATCCGCGGCGCCACCGTGCTCGCCATGGGCGGCCCGAACGGCAGCACCCCTTTCCTCGGCGATGTCCATGTCGAGGGCGACCGCATCACGGCCATCGGCGCGGATCTTCCGGTGCCGGAGGGCGCCACGGTCATTGATGGCAGCGGCAAGCTGGTAATGCCGGGCCTCGTCAACGCGCATCTGCATTCCGGCGAAGCGCTGTTCAAGAGCCGCTACGATAACCTGCCGCTCGAACTGTGGATGCTCTACGCCTACCCCATCCTCGGCGCCAAGGCGCTGAGCGAGCGCATGATTTATCTCCGCAGCATGGTGGTGGCCATCGAGTCGCTGAAAACCGGCGTAACCTGCCTGACCGACGACATTTTCGAGGCCCCGCGCCAGTCGCTGGCGCAGCTCGGCGCGGCGGTATCGGCCTATGACGATGCCGGCATCCGCGCCACCGTCTCCGGCCATGTGATGGACCGCGACTTTCTCGATTCCATCCCGTTCTCGCGCGAGCATGTCTCGGCCGAGCTTCAGGCGGAAGTCGCCAAGCTCACCCCGCCGACAACGGATGAATATCTCGCCTTCGCCAAGGAGGCCTATGCGCAGTTCCATGGCCGCTCGGGGCGCATCCGCTTCATGCTGGCCCCCTCCGCGCCGCAGCGCTGCACGCCGGAGCTGATGCAGGCGGTGAACGCGCTGGCGCTGGAATGGCAGGTGCCGTTTCACACCCATATCGTCGAGACCAAGGTGCAGGGCGTCACCGGCCCGGCGATGTATGGCAAGTCGCTGATGCGCTACATGGCCGATCTCGGCCTGATGCACCCTGGCACCACCATCGCCCATTCCATCTGGGTGACGCCTGACGACATCGCGCTGATGGGCGAGGCCGGCGTCTCGGTGGTGCACAACACCATCTCCAACCAGAAGCTCGGCGCCGGCGTCGCCCCAGTGCGGCAGCTGCTCAGCGCCGGGGTCAATGTCGCGCTCGGCTCGGACGGTATTTCCACCAACGACACGCCGCGCATGTTTGACGTGATGCATGCCTGCGGCCTGATCCACAAGGTGACGACGCCGGACTACACCCAGTGGCTCAGTTCCGCCGAAGTGCTGCACGCCTGCACGCTGGCGGGGGCGAAAAGCGCGCTGATCGGCCATGAGACCGGCTCGCTGGAAGCGGGCAAGAAGGCCGATTTGCTGGTGATCAATCTCGACACGGTGTGCTTCACCCCGCGCCACGACATCCTCAACCACCTCGTCTACAGCGAGAACGGCTCGTCCATCGAGAAGGTGATGGTGAATGGCGAGATCGTGGTCGAGAACGGCCGGCTGACCAAGATCGACGAGAAGGCGCTGCTGGCCGAGCTGCGGTCGCTGATGCCGGCTTTCAATGAGTACCATTCCGGCGTCGAGGCGGCGAACCGCGCCTTCGCCCCGGCTTTCGATGCCATCCACCGCCGCTGCAATCAGGTCGACCTCGGCATTCACCGCCTGGTCGGCACCAGCGACATGTGGCCCGCCTGA
- a CDS encoding Lrp/AsnC family transcriptional regulator produces MKLDAIDHRILAALRRDGRITKLKLAEEVHLSPAACWERLRRLETTGIIKGYTAIIDLGADEPRTTVIVEISLAGHQQADFRRFEEAVAREPAIIACDATGGGIDYVLRVVVPDIDSYQRLIDRLLEQEVGIARYFSYVVTKSVKRERGDG; encoded by the coding sequence ATGAAGCTCGATGCCATCGACCACCGCATTCTCGCGGCGCTGCGCCGCGACGGGCGCATCACCAAGCTGAAGTTGGCGGAGGAGGTGCATCTCTCCCCGGCCGCCTGCTGGGAGCGGCTGCGCCGGCTGGAGACCACCGGCATCATCAAGGGCTATACCGCGATCATCGATCTCGGGGCGGATGAGCCGCGCACCACGGTCATCGTCGAGATCAGTCTTGCCGGCCACCAGCAGGCGGATTTCCGCCGCTTCGAGGAGGCGGTGGCGCGCGAGCCCGCCATCATCGCCTGCGATGCCACCGGCGGCGGCATCGACTATGTGCTGCGCGTGGTCGTGCCCGACATTGACAGCTATCAGCGCCTGATCGACCGCCTGCTGGAGCAGGAGGTCGGGATCGCGCGCTATTTCAGCTATGTCGTGACCAAGAGCGTGAAGCGGGAGCGCGGGGATGGCTGA
- a CDS encoding creatininase translates to MSTPTVRIADMTWYEFADRMKEDPIVFLPTGSVEQHGPHLPLLTDVILPVSVAEAVAAEVGGMVAPPVSYGYKSQPKSGGGNHFPGTLSLDASVFIALVRNIVNELVRHGARKIVLFDGHMENAWFLVEAADLALRDQAMLGRSDVKIVKLGYWDFINKATEAVLFPDGFPSWELEHAAVMETSIMLHVRPDLVRDDKIPDDPAAVFPPYDVYPFDTRPIPPTGVLSSAKSSSAEKGATVLAQVVPDIAASLRTVFGPE, encoded by the coding sequence ATGAGCACCCCCACCGTCCGCATCGCCGACATGACCTGGTACGAATTCGCCGACCGGATGAAGGAAGACCCCATCGTCTTCCTGCCCACCGGGTCGGTGGAGCAGCACGGCCCGCATCTGCCGCTGCTGACCGATGTGATCCTGCCCGTCAGCGTCGCGGAGGCGGTGGCGGCCGAGGTCGGCGGCATGGTCGCTCCGCCCGTGAGCTATGGCTACAAGTCGCAGCCGAAATCCGGCGGCGGCAACCATTTCCCCGGCACGCTGAGCTTGGATGCCAGCGTGTTCATCGCCCTCGTGCGCAACATCGTCAACGAACTCGTCCGCCACGGCGCACGCAAGATCGTGCTGTTCGACGGGCATATGGAGAATGCGTGGTTCCTGGTCGAAGCCGCCGACCTCGCGCTGCGCGACCAGGCCATGCTGGGCCGCAGCGATGTGAAAATCGTCAAGCTCGGCTATTGGGACTTCATCAACAAGGCGACCGAGGCCGTGCTGTTTCCCGATGGCTTTCCCAGCTGGGAGCTCGAACACGCCGCCGTCATGGAAACTTCGATCATGCTGCATGTGCGGCCCGATCTGGTGCGCGACGACAAGATTCCCGACGATCCCGCCGCCGTGTTCCCGCCTTACGACGTGTACCCGTTCGACACCCGCCCGATCCCGCCCACCGGCGTTCTGTCCTCCGCCAAATCATCCTCGGCGGAAAAGGGCGCGACCGTGCTGGCGCAGGTGGTGCCGGACATCGCGGCGAGCCTGCGCACGGTGTTCGGGCCGGAATGA